A window of the Pseudoliparis swirei isolate HS2019 ecotype Mariana Trench chromosome 13, NWPU_hadal_v1, whole genome shotgun sequence genome harbors these coding sequences:
- the LOC130203900 gene encoding plexin domain-containing protein 1-like, with protein MGLCAVLLICLSQAELGRVWAHRHEDAPSGTPLHTHVDLSGFHRTRRDQRTPHRHREARNSGGGGLDVSTLTDNTTIVEDSKKYYAWRSFGPTDRRTEDLWVDLNKSPVQIHGILSNAHQKAARVALSFDFPFYGHHLRQIIIATGGFIYMGDITHRMLTATQYIAPLMANFDPSFSNNSTVRYSDNGNLFVVQWDNVHLKDREADGPFTFQAVLDRNGTIVFNYRDIPIAVESMNSTEHPVKVGLSDAFLARLPSSQPSDENRRTIYEYHRVELNTSTLVSRSSFELTHLQTCLQHKTCDLCLTSNLTTGCGWCNTLQRCSDGIDRHRQEWLDYNCPEEAKGTCEDYNPFLSEGTGTPYNQSSPGPTSASVTEDHTVTKDVQTTPPDHIGIPENTAIIAGVVAALVLLVVLTLLAVYYINTHPTVAPPFYLMQRRTNNYWPSMKFRNQGCQSSYAEVELGGHEKEGFIEAEQ; from the exons ATGGGGCTTTGTGCCGTTCTCCTCATCTGTCTCTCCCAGGCTGAGCTGGGGAGAGTCTGGGCTCACCGGCATGAAG ATGCACCCAGTGGGACTCCTCTGCACACACATGTGGATCTGTCCGGGTTTCacaggaccaggagggaccagcggactccacacagacacagagaggccCGCaacagcggaggaggaggacttgaCGTCAGCACCCTGACTGACAACACGACCATCGTG GAGGACTCCAAGAAGTACTACGCCTGGCGGAGCTTCGGTCCGACGGACCGGCGGACGGAGGACTTATGGGTCGACCTGAACAAGAGCCCGGTCCAGATCCACGGCATTCTGTCCAATGCACACCAAAAAGCAGCG AGGGTGGCCCTTTCttttgatttccctttttacggaCACCACTTGAGACAAATTATCATCGCGACTGGCG GCTTCATCTACATGGGGGACATCACCCATCGGATGCTGACCGCCACGCAGTACATCGCTCCCCTCATGGCCAACTTTGACCCCAGCTTCTCCAACAACTCAACCGTGAGGTACTCGGACAACG GTAACCTATTCGTGGTGCAGTGGGACAACGTGCACCTGAAGGACCGGGAGGCTGACGGGCCTTTCACCTTCCAGGCCGTCCTCGACAGAAATGGAACCATTGTTTTCAACTACAGAGAC atcCCCATAGCGGTGGAGAGCATGAATTCCACCGAGCATCCGGTGAAAGTGGGACTGTCCGATGCTTTTTTGGCCCGCCTCCCCTCCTCGCAGCCCTCAG ATGAGAATCGCCGCACCATCTACGAGTATCACCGCGTGGAGCTGAACACCTCAACGCTCGTTAGCAGATCTTCTTTTGAGTTAACGCATCTGCAga CTTGCCTTCAACACAAGACCTGTGACCTCTGCCTGACCTCCAACCTGACGACGGGCTGCGGCTGGTGCAACACTCTCCAACG ATGCTCCGACGGTATCGACCGGCACAGACAAGAGTGGTTGGATTACAACTGCCCCGAAGAG GCAAAAGGCACGTGTGAGGACTACAACCCCTTCCTGTCCGAGGGAACCGGGACCCCCTACAACCAGTCTTCTCCAGGTCCAACGTCTGCCTCAGTGACCGAAGACCACACTGTCACTAAAG ACGTCCAGACGACTCCACCGGACCACATCGGGATACCAGAGAACACGGCCATCATAGCAGGTGTAGTGGCTGCACTGGTTCTGCTGGTGGTTCTGACCTTACTGGCGGTCTACTACATCAACACACACCCAACCGTCGCTCCACCGTTCTACCTCATGCAG CGTCGCACCAACAACTACTGGCCCTCCATGAAGTTCCGCAACCAGGGCTGTCAGTCCAGCTACGCAGAGGTCGAGCTCGGGGGTCACGAAAAGGAAGGTTTCATCGAGGCTGAGCAGTGA